TCAGAGATCAAAGAAGAAGATGAGCCAAACTAACCCTCCTGAGTGGTTGGATGTGAGGTGTGAAATAGATGTGCCACACAGCTTCAGGAGTATCTCAGGCAGCAGGAGAAACTTGGGAGTGCCCTATGCATTTTAATTGGTGCCTGCAGTTATTAACTTTGTGTTAATTGTCTGTGGGATATGGAGGTGCACTCAGACCAAACTTGCATTTGGCTTGAGCTGATAAAATGCTCCATTCTCACCAATTTCTTGGCTGAAGTGAACTCTCATGTCAGTTTTACAAATATTTCAAGTCTCTCATATACCTGGACACTTGTGTTTCTACTGGCATCAGTGACAGCAGGAAGTGGTTTCCATCACAGGTAATGGCAGGGCTGTTACACATCTTTTGTAGAAGTAGCTCAATCTTTGGTCAAGCACAAGTTTCCTAGgcttgtttgggctttttttgctGCTCCACTTCCAAAATGTGAGCTCTGGGAGTGTAACACTGGTTTTAATTCCCTCTCCAGCAATAGGCAATGCTTTTGCAGTTCTGAGCAACCCTGAGAAACGGCTCCGCTACGATGAACTCGGGAGTGACCACGAGCACGTCAGCTCTGGCCAGGCCAGGCACTACAATTACTACACAGAGTTTGAAGCAGACATCACAccagaagaaatatttaatgtgttttttggTGGGCACTTCCCTACAGGTCAGTACCTGGCTGTAATGGTTTCAAAGGGCAGTGGACTGACTAAGCCTGAGGgaatggctggggctgggccagggcagggccaggctggattttgggagaagtttctccccccagagggtgctgggcactgcccaggctgcccagggaatgggcacagccccgaggctgccagagctccaggagcctttggacaccagggatgcacaggggggATTGctggggggtctgggcagggacaggggctggactgatccttgtggatcccttccaactcagcagattctgtgattctgtaaacCATGAGGAAGTTCAGCTTCCCTTGGGACTGCTCAGGGAGGTGATGACACATCTGAAAAGAGCAGAAACCTTTCCACATTGGATTTCTGCCTCTCTTTTATTCCCTCCATCATCTGAAGCCAGTAATGCTATGGGAGGTAACACAGGGTGTGAATGAGAAGGGATCAGAGTTGTTTTCCATgatggttggactcagtgacctcagaggtcttttccaacacgAGCAGTTCCATGCCTGGGTTGTACTAGAGGCACCTGACAGCATTCCAGGCCAGCAgggcccagctcctgcagctgtgctctcaggggaagcaggagctcctgtgcctcacagcagcctgtgctgtaATGGAATCACAGCCTGGGAGCTCAGCAAGGGCTGCCTGCCAGGAAAGGAgcattgggggctgtgcagggtcccaggggctgtgcagggtcAGTGACACAGCAATGGGAGCTGCACCTGGAGTAGCTCTGTGCATGTCTCAGCCCAGCCTTGGCATAGGAAAAATAGAAAGATCCTGCAAGATCAGTGGATTAAAAGGAAATCTGAAAGTTTTGAGGACTTCAAGGGCCTTCCTGGCAGCATCTAAGGAGTTGCTTTAGCACTCCTGGGAACTTTTCACTTGCAAGGTGTCACAAAAAGTGATGTACACACCAGTTATTACAGCCTGAAGACACACAGACAAGTAGTTACTTATTAAAGCTTGCTGTGAGTGGTGCATCCTGCAGCTAAGGGGACCTCAGATCCCAGGCTTGCACCAGTGGATATGTAAAGCCAACCCCAGCATGGTGTAATTCCAGCTGGAGTCTGCAAGTTTTCCATCTCTGACTGTGCAAGGAATTGCACCTGGATGTGCCCTGTGTGGGACATCACCCTTGTGGAGtgggctgggggggacaggaGTTGAGGACAGAAAATtgaggagctgtgggaggaGTTTGGGTACAGGGCATGGCAGGTTTATCAGGGAGACTGGCATGAaggagaaaatgggaattttggcgAAGCAGCAAAGAGtaagaagataaaaatataattctGTAGTCGTGGGTGTTGGTAGTAAGCAAGAGTTTCCTCACTGGGCTTTTGAGGGCAGGTCTGTGGCTTTATTTTTACTGAGCAATTTTCCTCTATGGATATTCCATGGAAAAATAGTTagatttaaaatgttaaatgtgATAAAACTCAAAGGAGACTCCACTTGGCAGAGTGTTGCAGTTGTAATGAAGAGAGGCTACAAGTTCttcacataaaaaataaatgcacgTGGAACAAATGAAACTGCTGCCAGAAATCCTTGGAGAAACTTAACATTTGGGAGAACTTTTTTTCTAGGCACCCCTATAAAAACCATTCTTCTTTTCCCACATTGGCTGCTTCTTTTCACAGCTTGAAAAAATTTTGTCTGAGCAATGTCGAAGGATGGAAAtaaactttcttttttcccaaaagaaactttcctccttggagccagcctggcttgGCTCACTGTTGGAGCTCTGACTGCACACATGCCTGGAGCTTGGAAAATCTTTGAACAAGCAGTGGAACTGAGGTTTTGACACAATAGCAGAGATCACCTTTGCCCAGGTTTCTTGCAGAATTCTCTGGGAAACTCAAAAAAAGAACAGGATAAGAGTATAAAATAATGTGACATCTTTCCCAGGGcttaaaaatagttttgcatttctgttGTGATGATAAGCCACAGATTTCAATTCTCTAACACAAAGATATTCTGAATTTCAAAAGAGGAGAGCACAGCTATTATTAAGATATTCATATGGTGATAAAATCAGATCCTGAGCTTCAAATTGAAGCAGCAAATGCAATTCTTCCCTcattttagattttttaaaaataaatcaaccACATTCCGTGTGCAAGAAAGAAAATCCTGAATGGTTCtacttttttactctttttaaaatctctttctttattataaaataattaagtGAAATTATTAATGGCTTGAAGGCAGAGGAATTAGAAATGAGGGTAGAAGACCACATTCAGTAATTATGGGAGACCATAATTCACAGCCTGAGCCTGGTGAAGCAAATTCATTTTCCTGCCACAGCCTTGCAAGTGAATGTGACACGAACAGCATTAAAATATGAGATACAATCATACAAATCAGAACATGTTTCTGCAGCTTGATTCAAATTAAGATGGACTGGAGCACACTACAATTTCTCTGGTAGGCTTTTTGGAATAACATTGTGATGGTGTTTAATTCTGAGGTAGTTTGTGCTTTTCACTCTGAGATCTCCCAGCTGTAATTCAGGCTGTGGAGTATAAGCCTGGAGAATTCAGTAGAAGCTGAGGAATGCAGGTGAGTAGCAGCAGCTGGGTGAGACATGAGTGTGTGCTGGTTTCTTTGCAGGGAATATCCACATGTTCTCCAATGTAGCCAGAGATGCTCACTACTACCCACGGAGGCACCGGGCCGAGAGGGCGTGGACACAGgagccagaggaggaggagcacaGGCCACAGGTAGCCAGAAGCAGAGATCTCCTCAGCTTAAATAATTAAACAGTTCAGCAGGGTGAGGGATCCTCTTCCAAAGCCAGGACAAACCCTCCCATGCTGGAGTGCTCAGAGTTTATCCTCAAGGGCCACAGCCACAGTGGATATTTTCTTTGTCACTGGTTGGCTTTTATGAACCACTGCTGTAAAGATCCATTACATTTGCAGCATCTCAGGCCCTCCAGTTTCTGTCACTGaggttttgctgctgcttgctTTTTGCAAGCTCCAGTGCTTGGTAATCCAGCAACAATGAGTCCAAATGGGAGCTGGTGATGGATGTGGAAGCAGTGGCTTGTCCTCAAGGTGTATTTAATCCTTCAGTAAATGAGcacccaggggctgcacaggcctcttccagctggggacagggtgggccTGGGACACACTTCTGCCTACTGAGACTTCCAGATGAGACACAAGGTGTCCTTTGTTGTCAGTGCACATACACACCTGCCACCTGCCTTAGCAAGATCTTCCTCTGGAGACAGTCTGTTAACCTCCAGGGATCATTCTCCAAGGAAGATGAGTTCTGCCTTGTGAATCTcctgctcaggaaaaaaaactggTACAGCTGACAGACAGCTAAGCTGGGGGAAGTGAATCCAGCCCCTCCTATCAGGGaagacactgaggggctggagcgtgtccagggcagggaacagaactgggaaggggcaggagccccaggagaggctgagggagctgggcaggggctcagcctgcagcaaaggaggctcagggggcccttgtggctctgcccagctcctgccaggagggcacagccgggggggccgggctgtgctccagggaacagggacaggagcagagggaacggcctcaggctgggccagggcaggctcagggtgggcaccaggaggaatttccccatggaaagggggctcagggattgggaggggctgcccaggggggtttggagtccccatccctggaggtgcccaggaagggctggaggtggcactcagagctctgggctggtgacagGGTGGGGATCAGGCACAGTTTGGACTCCATGGTCTGGGAcagcttttccaacctcagtgatccTGGGAATCCCACCTACTGCTGCATCAGGAGTCCTTCTTGCTATCCCAGGCCAGAGAGCAAAGCCTAAAGAGctgcatattttattttcctctgcatAAGAAAAGGCATTTTAGAAGCCAGTTTAGAAAGAAattgaagaaaagaaggaagcaTCAGTGTTTTCTCTTTGATAGCATTTCCACTCTTTTGTTTTGCCAGATGAATCCAATCAAAAGCCCCAGTGCTTGCATCCTGTCTGAAGTTACACTGCATGGGAGCTCTTAACCCTTTACTGCTCAGGCATTAAATGCAGGGCTTGGGCAGAGGCTGAGATCTTTACAAAGGGGAGCAAATTCAGAGGCTGCAGGAAAGCTGTAGGCACACAGGAATTGCAGGGTGTTCCTGCAGGCTGGATTGGTCACTGACAGGTACAGTAGTGCTGTGGGCACTGTGAAGGAAGGGGCAGGGGAAAAGATCATGGAAAGAAAATTGTGTTCAAGAGTGTTCTGATATTATTAATAAAGGTTATTTAGATATTACAATGTCTCCCCTCTCAAAATCCCAAAGtacttcctcttttttcttcaaagtTTACATGGAACACGTTGTTGATCTGTGATTGATAGCCTGGCTTCTCTGAACAGATGCCTTTTTCCATCTCTGTATTTTCTTGACTGCTAATCCTTGTACTTTTCAGAATTCATACTCTGCATTTATCCAGCTGATGCCAGTTTTCATCATCATAATAGTGTCAGTTATAACCCAGCTGATGGCCACCAACCCACCCTACAGCTTATTCTACAAATCGTAAGTCCtttaaaaccacatttttctgctgctgctgtttgcagtATGGAGGCTGATGGAAGTTGGGTTTGATAGCAAAATGCACGTTAATGTTCTGCTCTTTATAGAAAATGTTACCAGTTTGTAAATAAGGAAATACCACCAGCCTGCAGTGGTGAGTTCTGAGCACTGTGAAGTTACCTGTGGGGAGCTTCAGTGCACAGGGTGCTGAACTGTGAGGGTCAGAAACCTTCCTCAGCTGGTGTGGGATGGTTTTGCACATTGATAGAGGATGGGGAGTGTGGATGTAGATCAGCTTCTCACCTGACCAGCCCCCAGGATCTGTGGATCACCCTTGAGGTTCCTCTGGAAAGCAGCTAAAAAATAAACCTATGGTTTGCAGTATAAATCCAAATCTTTTCTGGAGCACGAATTCCACTGGAAGCTGAACAAATCATTGAAGCCTTGAAATGCCCTGGTTTAACCTCTCCAGAGAAGCAGGGCCCTGGGGGCTGgtgggctctgggagcagcaggaccccaccagagctgctgtcctgggAGCTTGTGGGGCAGAGGAAAAGCCACGTGCTGCTCTCAGCttctggggctggaggagggaaagaGCTGACCTGGGCTGGCCCTTACTGAGAGAAGAGTGGGATTGGCAGGTTTGGGGCAGCCAGCAGAGTGCTCCAAATAGTCCCCTTGTTCCCTTCTGGGAGTAGAACTGCTCAGGTCCAGCCttcccctgctctcctctgccagagcagcccagcaccCCTCATCGTTTTACCACACGATGTCAGTGTGAGGCCCTCAGAAAAGAGCAGGAGGGTGGATGTTTTTagggtggcttttttttcccagggagTGTTTTTGTTATCTGCCAGTCCCATGTGAAACCTCCCACGCTgcccccacagcagctgagctgcttttcTTCACCACCTCCCCTTCTCCTGGTGATGGGAGATTGTCAGGCCTGAGCCTGGTTCACAGTTAGGCTGTTTATTTAATCATAGCCTTAAAACACTGAACAGCctaaaaaccaaaagaaactGGGGACACCTCTGAGAcacagggaggagaaggaaaagagtcCAGGAAAAAGGGGCAAACAGGATTCTTTTGAGTGTAACTTTTGTGTTTTGGCTGCCTGCCTCTCTCTGTGGGCAGTGATTTGAGCAGAGGCCTTGGGTATCTGCTCAAATAAGGAAATTCACTCCACGAGTGTGGTTTAACCCAGTGACTGTGTCAGAGGGGCTGATTCTTCCTACAGGGTATTTTCCAGCCTGTTCCATGCCTCACTTTGCTTACTTACATTATAAAACCCTGAAGAAAAGTGTAACTAGAATCCCCCCTGCTAAGTTTTATTTCTACTAAAGGAtccaaaaaaatgggaaaatccaGATCCAACTGCATTGTTGCCTAAGTTTTTATAGACTCAGGGATATTTTCCTATGTTCGTAGCAGGAGGGTGGATTCTGTTTGTACTGCACAGCTTGCTGTCCCTTAGATTGTAATTTCCTGACTGGATGGGTGAGGGAGCCATAATCCTGCAGAAATGAACTGTACAAATATTGCTGTAAATATTTTCCTCTGGAAATGCTAATATGGAGAAATAGCTCTTGATTTTTTGAGGTCTGAACTGCTGAAACGTGTGATttctccctgctgctcacacaggTCCATAGGCCACGTTGTgagcagagaaacagagaactTGCAGGTGCCTTACTATGTTGATAAAAACTTTGAAAAGAATTATCAAGGAGCAGAACTTCAAGAGCTTGAGAAAACAGTTGAGAAAGATTACATAGACTATATTCAGACCAGCTGCTGGAAGGAGAAACAGCAAAGTAAGTTATTTCTGTCCCTGGGGTGTTTCAGGGGCTGAGGGGTGGCTGTGCTCCACAAAGCTCTGCTGGTTTTAGCCTCAGTTTCCAATCCTTGTAACATCTCAGACTTGCACTGGTTTAAAGTGCCTCACATCTGCTCTTAACACTGAATTTGCTATTCTTGAGATCTGTCAAAATTCATTTTAAGTGATTCTGAAAGATGAGTGGAAAGTAGACTTCACCATTTGAGACACTTTTTTCCACTCAGGTTTTATGCTTGAATAACCCTTAGTGATGGTTTAAACATACAACCCACCACATTTATCTAGCCCTGACAGATTGCTAGGCTGGAAAAATCTTGAAACATCACCTATTGCATGTTTCCTTTGCTGGAGCAGAATCAGTTTTGCTTTGACTGTCTCCACAAGAAGTTTCTGTaactttttccttaaaaattctCCAAGAGAGTCCAGAGTGTGTCCAGGTGCTCTTGGCTTCCTTGCAGTGGGCTGTGTTCCTGGTATCAGTTTTCAGAGCATGCTTCCGTGGTTTGGGTGTTATTTGCATTTTCTATCTTTAGCTGAGTTGGAGATCATGTTTTTCACCATTTTCAAGTCTTTCAAAAGCAAGAATTGAATGCAGAAAGGAAGAACACAGATGTGAGCATTCAAAATCGTTATTCTCACTCAGCCCTGAGTGGATCAGTGGCACAAATAAAGGCATGTTAGCCCCATATTTTATTGCTTGTTAATTGCTACTAATCTGGTTTGTTGAAGAGACAGCAAATTCCTGCTGTTTGCACAATGGTAAGAAGTAACAAATCAAATCCCAAGGAGTAGCTTAGGCTGGGATGTTTTGACTGATTTTATTCACCTAAAGAGCTCATCACCTTCAAGTGAGTCAACATCGAGTAGTGCTGTGTGTAAAGGAAGCTGGAACAAGTTGTGTGAGTGTTCAGTAGCAGCAGCCAAGCTGCTTTCACACCCTGGTGGGGGCTTTTAATTGCTCTCTGCAGAACAGTCCTCAGCACACTGCTAAAAGGTGCCTTTGCCCTTGTTTTCAGTTTCTTTACCAATTTATCTAAAGAGGACTCGTGTAATCCTAAAGGAGAGGAACAGTAGTGTTGCTGACTCCAGGCTCTTTACAGGTGTTTGATGGGAAGGCTTATTTTGGCTTATTTTACATAAAAG
The Agelaius phoeniceus isolate bAgePho1 chromosome 15, bAgePho1.hap1, whole genome shotgun sequence genome window above contains:
- the DNAJC18 gene encoding dnaJ homolog subfamily C member 18, whose product is MTYTAEQLDGVQRIKRCRDYYEILGVSRDAGEEELKRAYRRLALKFHPDKNRAPGATEAFKAIGNAFAVLSNPEKRLRYDELGSDHEHVSSGQARHYNYYTEFEADITPEEIFNVFFGGHFPTGNIHMFSNVARDAHYYPRRHRAERAWTQEPEEEEHRPQNSYSAFIQLMPVFIIIIVSVITQLMATNPPYSLFYKSSIGHVVSRETENLQVPYYVDKNFEKNYQGAELQELEKTVEKDYIDYIQTSCWKEKQQKSDLSNLAKLYRDERLKQKAESLKLEHCEKLSSLIGMHKGG